Genomic DNA from Dermacentor variabilis isolate Ectoservices chromosome 6, ASM5094787v1, whole genome shotgun sequence:
GACGGTCATAACTGCTTAAATTTACGACTGCTTAATAACAAGCTCAACAGGCAGGAAATCCCTACTTCATCGAACGTAGGCGATATAAAACAGCATGAACTGTTTATGTGGCCTATGCGTGGAAGCTGACCTACTTGTGAATGCCGAAACGACAATTAACTGATAATTCCGTTGTTGTTGAAAGAACTAGCGTGCAAGACAGTTAAAAGCAGCTAGAAAAGGCGAATAAAACAGTGGTTGACATCGAATAAAGGCAAGGTATGCCGGGGCGCGTTAGTGTACCAGGTGATTTGTGTTTCATTTTGTTTCCACGTCTACTATTCAGGAGGTAAGACAGGCTCTCCCCCAAGACCTTGTCGTCCTTCGAGGTCAACCGCTGTTGAGTCGCCTCACCGAAATCTGCACCACTTTACCCTGCTTTGTTACAATTTATAGTGTTACGTAGAGCCCTTTAGTTAAcctttattttctctcttactGTATGGTGGCGctaccttcaggatcggcccacagggtcaaggaactgctggacgcatatgggacctgagaaggttccaccccatctggtgccagcgcgcgccaacctttactaagggctcagtataaaagttgattctctctctctctcactctctctcattTACAGTACTATCTTCTTAATCGGTTCAGATTTTTCGTTGAGTAAAAACCACGCTAACGGTTTTCGTTTTAGGCTCACGAAGTTTGAACGGTATCATCTAGGTTTTACTTTTTCTGCCAATTACCCATCTATTGCTGCTCCGTGCAGACCTCTAAGCTAACTTTGTGTGTCTTTTCCATCCGAAGCTTTATTTTGACGCCTTTTTCGTTGTCCTACGTGCACTAGAAGGCCTTAAACGTCATAGTTTACAAAATTAAAATGATTTGCTACCCTGATTCCACGAGCCATAAATCAATCTCGCCAAAGAAGACAGTGTGTTCAAAATGCTTAACGTTAAAACCGTGTCACATTAGAATGACAACGGGGCGAAATTAGGAGTGCAATCCCATAATTCACGAATCACACGCAGGAGTGTGTATGCGCACACGCTTTCTCTGTCCTTACGCATAACCCTTCCCTCCAGCCTGAAACTTCTTTCATGATTATATCGCTGTTCGAAGTGGGCGCAACACtccaaatgaaaaaaattaactgTGGAGAGAGATTCACACGCGGGCAATACTACAAAATAATGTTGTACAATGCGCCTACACCAGCGCAAATGAGAAAAAGTGTAAAGTTTAAAAGGTAAAATAAATCACTTTGCGAAAGACCAAGATAATTATAGCAGTCACTaatgtaaaaaataaagaaaggcgagaATGCGGCGGCAGCCAGAGTGTCAGTTATCGCCGCCAAGTGAATCTCGGTATATCACCGTTAGTATCTCAGTAAGTTCGTTGCTTGCTTTCGGCGTGTCTTCTTTTCACCGTGCTTCGCGCGCTTCTTGCGCAGTGGCTTCAGAGTTTCCAGAAAAATCCGCTTTAAGTCTTCGCCGGGTGAGCTGCGCTTGTGATCAGGCATGCCGAAAGCCCCAGTTGCGGGCTCGTCGGGAAGGTGCTCGTCGGGAAGGTGCTCGCCCGCTATCACAAACAGCGCAGATGTCACAGCGGCGAAGGTGAGACCATTGCCCAAGTGCCACCTGGGGCCGATGAGAACGGTGCTCATCTGCGCTAAAGTGTCGCCCACACGGATGGAGATGAGAGCAATGGCCGTGGCAGTGCAATGGGCAGTGACGGGGTACAGCTGGATGGTCAACACGCCGAAGTTCGAGAAAGTGATGTAGCCGGTCGTTTTCATGACGATAACCAGCAGGTCGAGGAGGAGCGTGTCTTCTTCCAAGGGCGAGGCAGTAAGGGCGGCCAAGGAGGCGCTGAAGCCGAGCCCGCTGACGACGACGGTACGTTTGGGGCCGTAATGATGAACCCAACGCGTAAACAAGACGCATGCAGACAGGGATGTGACAGCGGCGATAACCTTCACCAGGACTCTCACGGGAATGCCGTCGGTGGTGACATAGCTGTCCTGGGCGTAGCTTAGTGCCGTCCACATGTAGAAAAGCAGAATCGAACGGCTTCTCATGCGCGCGTTGCAGGGGTCGCTCTGTTTTAGGGTCTCGACTGCATCCCGCGCGTGCACCCGTGTCTACAACGCGAACTGTTCACGGCAGCGGTTTGTGGGCACTCTGCTAAGCTTTGCCAGGCGCTGCGATATCCGTTCGGCCTCCCCTACACGGCCGGTCGCCACGAGCCAGCTGGGAGACTGCTCCACGGTGAAGTACAAACCGACTAGCAAGAACGTCGGCACCATGAGGACTAGCTGAACAGTGGCCCAGCCGGGCTTGAGCCCCTGCGCGGTCAACACTGTGCTGTCGCCGATAACTATGGTGATCAGGATAAATACGATACAGTAGATGGGTATCTTGCACGGCGGGCACACCTCCCATAGGATGGCAAAGAGTGGCACCATTGTACAGCTCGTCGCCGCCGACACGACGGCGCGCACGGGGACGAAAAACTGGAAGTCGTTGGGGAGGCTGCTGGCGACGCCCGCGATGAGCACCCCCGGAATGATGACGAAAACGACCACCTTGCGACCGACGCGGTCCGCCAGCCTGGACACCACCGGCGTGGGGAAGATACAAGCAGCGGCGTAGACGAGCCTGGCAAGCGAGATGAGCCACGCTCTGTCGCACACTAGCGCCCACTCGCTGACCGCGTTGTTCCCGTACTCGCTCAGATCAAACTCCCACGACGTGCAGGGAACGACGCGGCTGTTCGCGCTGCTGTAAGGTGGTTCGCGCACGGTGCACCGACTGTACGCGCCCTGTTTGTCGACGGGAATGGCCAGCTCTTTCCACTGCTCCACGCTGAGGTTGGCAAATGCCTCGGGGCGGCGGCACCAGTGGCCCATGACGACAGCAGTCAACCTGAAGCTCTCGTAGTGTAGTGCGTAAGCTGCTGCCGCCACCACGACGTTGAGCAGGGTCACAAGCTGGAAGCGACCATCGCCGAACGGAGGTTCGTCGGCGCAGCTTGGTTCTGGCTTCCTGAAGCTCTCTGTGCTTCTCTCAGTTGCTAAGCTGCTGTGGCAGTAGTAGAGGTTCGGCTGAGACatcttctgatgatgatgatgatgtccttgattaGTTTGGCGCTTACCAACTCGcgaggattggccaagagtcgggcagacatTGCTTAAGTGTTCGAAAAATAGAGATaaaaatctaaaattttgttACAGGAACTTAggcgagagaaaatcgaaacggttcagtagactgtcatgctacgaAGAGGAAAAAATAtttatctataatatatcaatgaggcaatagaggaggaatgaaaagaataatacggtcatcaatgaaatcggtttgattcaataacaaatttttctaaggcgaagcacacattcctgtgtgagtgcccaagcacggACGCGGGGCTCGCGGGGCTCATGGAAAGTCGTCTTCTTTTCGTGGTAGTGCGCGCTACTATGATAGCATGTGCACGCCATGCACTTTCTGGAAAACACAATGATCGATTGCTCAGTTGTTCATTCGTGGGGAAAAGCACTGAAATACTGCTTTCCTGCGCATGAAACACTCGGGTTTGAGCCGTACATATCGAAGACAGAAGTGTCGAGCACAGGTAACACCCACTAACGGCTGACTCGGTGGCAAGGATCTCCCTAATTGGATGACATATTATTACCAGTACCCTTATAATAGGAgttcttaaaaaaaaagcttggatACTGCATTTTGTGTTGCAgtagaggatggatggatgaatggaaggTAGGAGCGCCCTCTtggaaacggggtgatggcatttgccaccatgctcagctttttattctTGTTTAAGTGTGTtggaagttatatatatatatatatatatatatatatatatatatatatatgttaattACACGTATAAGTTATAtataaccttatgtcacctctctgcttttgagccaccaatcttccaatcgttttttgctaatttccaccacatatttatttacatgactattgttatctctaaaccctagggcctcaggaaacATGACTGTGCCCGCAACGACATCgggaggatggatggatgaatgttatgagcgtccccttttgaacggggcggtgggttgcgcctacaagctcttgctattatactggctaatgttctacctaggttaaacaataaaaaagaaaaaagaaacactatgaactcccacaaccaaattatCTGGtaccctattgtgaactttgcttttgtacgtctccgatttttgttgtttccctgcTTTTATTCACCcatcctccaatcacctcttactgaTCCCTATTTCGGACATGTTCGCTTttgcactgctctcgctgaacccaagggcttcaaggaggccagaggtgcctaaatcatccgctgggtagacgtcttcacattctaattaaacattctccatagtttccctagctttaccacaataagcacatgcttctttttccttcttatatctcgctttataggtgcgtgttctaaggcatcccgatctcgcttcgaaaagtaatgagcttccctttgagttatcataaattgtttctttactgatttcgttttttactcTTATGTAGTTAATCATGGCAGgttcctttttcattgccgccaccgatTAGAtgatttcggcctctctgactttccgctggacgttctttgttgctgtgttgcccaaccTACCGGCCGCAtacatgctggt
This window encodes:
- the LOC142586334 gene encoding beta-alanine transporter-like translates to MSQPNLYYCHSSLATERSTESFRKPEPSCADEPPFGDGRFQLVTLLNVVVAAAAYALHYESFRLTAVVMGHWCRRPEAFANLSVEQWKELAIPVDKQGAYSRCTVREPPYSSANSRVVPCTSWEFDLSEYGNNAVSEWALVCDRAWLISLARLVYAAACIFPTPVVSRLADRVGRKVVVFVIIPGVLIAGVASSLPNDFQFFVPVRAVVSAATSCTMVPLFAILWEVCPPCKIPIYCIVFILITIVIGDSTVLTAQGLKPGWATVQLVLMVPTFLLVGLYFTVEQSPSWLVATGRVGEAERISQRLAKLSRVPTNRCREQFAL